CCGCGCCTATTTCAACGGATACGCGCTGTGGACGTATCTCACCACGCCCTTCCTGCTGACGATGCCCGGCTTCACCCTCACCGAAATCGAACCATGGCGGGAAGGAGACGAACTCTGGCGCGGACTGCGCGCCACTTTCCCGCCCGACATCGCCAGCCACAGCACCCAACAGGACTTCTACTTCGGCCCCGACCGTCTCCTGCGTCGGCACGACTATCACGTCGACATCGCGGGCGGGTTCGCCGCGGCACAGTACGTCTACGACACCGTGGAAGCAGACGGGATCCGCCTGCCCACCCAACGCCGGGCCTATCGAAGCGATGCGGACAACCGCCCGATCCTCGAACAGACCATGGTCTCCATCGACGTCAGCAACGTTCGGTTCACCTGACATCGGACCTGTACGTGGCGCGTGCCGAGCGGAACTGGTGGCTGCGCGCGCCGTACCGTCTCAACGGCGGGCTCAGGCGCCGAGGTTGGCCAGCCAGCGCAGCGCGCTGAGGGCGCTGAAGTCATGCCGTCTCAGCAGCGCGTTGTGATGCAGGGCGAGGGCCTCGTCGTACCGCCCGACCGCCTGATGGAGGGCAGCCCGCTCCTCGTCCAGAATCCGCCGATCGAGTCCCAGCGCGGCCGCCGCGTCGAGATCGGCCAGCGCTGCCGGGAACCGATGAAAGTGGGTAGCCAGCCTGGCGCGGGCCACATGAGACCGCGGATCGTTCGGTGCCTGGTCGACGAACGCCTCGGCCAGCGACGCGGCGCGCTCAGCCTCGTCGATGCGGCCCAGCACGTGCCCGCGCAGGGCGGTCAGCTCCACCAGCTCGCCCCACCCGTCACCGGTCAGGCTTCCCCGTGTCGCCTGGCCGGTAAGGCCCTCCATGCGCGCGTCGAGGTTGCCCATCGCGATCACGTCGGCAGTCGTCGCCGGACCGTCGGCAAGATCGAGTCGCATCCTGTCGCTCACACGGCCGGCCGTTCGGAACTGCTCCTCATCGGCTTGCGGCGGGCGTAGGAACGGATACGGGCACAGGCGGGTCGGGGTTGGGCGGTGCCAGGTACGGGAGCTCCCGGGAGGCCGGCGTGGTCGCCCGGTCGACGCCGTCGCTGACCCGCGGGCCGTGGAAGGCGTTGACGATCAGCGTGTACAGCGTGTCGATGACGTCGTCGTTGAGCGAGCGGCCGCCACAGGTCTCGTGCGGCCGCCCCTCCAGCAGGGCGCGCTCGATCTCGGAGTAGCTGTCCTCGGCGTACGGCCTTGCCACGTCCACGACCAGGAAGTCGGCGAGCAGCAGGTCGGTCAGCGGATGCGTCCCGTCCTGGTCCTTTGCTTTGTCGCCCCGCAGGACGCCGGCGAGACGATCACGACAGCAACGGTCGAAGGCTCAGGAAGGGCCCTCCGCAACCGGCTTCGAGCCGGAGTCGAGTCGACGGCGGCCGTCGACGGGGCGGGCCGTGGTGTGCGGTAGGTGGAGGTGGTGGGCGCCGTAGCGTTCGATGGCCAGGAGCGCGGCGTCGTCTCCGGGTTCGTGGCCGACATGGTTCAGCAGGTCGCGGTGGATGTGGCGTATCAGGGCTTCGGGTCCGGACGTGGGGGCGGAGGCGGCGCGCTCGGTGAGCGGGTAAAAGGCTCCTTTGGGCGAGCGGGCTTCGGTGACGCCGTCGGTGTAGAGCAGCAGCGTGTCGCCGTCCTCGAAGGTGAAGGGGTCGGCGCGGTGGCTGGGGGCAGGCAGTTCGCACATGCCCAGAGGGGGTACGGGGCGTCGTGCGTGCAGGACGGTGACCTGGCCGTCGTGCAGCAGAAGGGGCGGGGGGTGGCCGCAGTTGATCATGTCGACCTGCGTGCCGTGGTCGGGGACGTCGAGCAGCAGGGCGGTGATGAAGTGCTCGCCCGGGTCGTGCTCGGTGTCGGCGACGTCCTTCAGGTTCCTGCAGACGCTCGCCTCCAGGCCCGCGGCAAGTTCGGGCAGGGTGTCGTAGTGGTGCGCGCCCTCGCGGAAGGCGCCCAGCACCATGGATGCCTCACCGATGGCGGCCAGTCCCTTGCCGCGGACGTCGCCGATGATCACGCGGGTGCCGCGGTCGGAGCGGGCGATCGCGAACAGGTCGCCGCCTATACGGGTCTCGTCCTCGGCTGCCAGGTACAGCCACGCCACCCGCAGCGGCCCGATCCGGCGGCGTGGTGGCCGCAGCAGTACGAGCTGTGCTGTCTCGGCCACCGACCGTGCCCGGTTCAGCTCCCGGCTGCGCCGCTCGCGCACGTGGCAGACGAAGACGACCAGGGCGGACAGCATGGTCAAGGCGGTGATCTGCGAGAGGTGGTTGGGTGTGGTCAGTCCGCCGTGGAATACGGCGATGAGCACTTGGGCCGCCACGGCCAGCGCCCCGACAAGGGCGGTCAGTCGCGGCCCGGCCAGGGAAGCGGTCAGGGCCGGCGCGATGACCAGCAAGGGGCCGAGGTGGACGTCTGGCGGGGAATGGATGTCCACCACGGTGATCACGACGATCAGCGCAAGGGGGATTGCCACCAGCCTGCGGCCCAGCTGCTGCTCTGGGAGGCGGTCCACCGGCACATGCCCCGCACCCATGTATATCGGTATACACCCGGCTGTAGTGCATGTCCTACAACGAGATCTTCGCCTGGCGCCTACGCCGCCGGTGCCGGCCGACCTGGAGGACGCCTGGCGCGCTTCGCCGCCATGCCTGAGGCCCTGCACCGGCGCCGCATACTCGGCTCCGCCCCGCCTCCCGGGATCGTCCTGGACCCGTTCGACGGCACCGGCGCTACCGCGACCGCCGCCAAGGCCTTGCGGTACGCCGATGGCCAGACACCGACGTGGGCCGGGAAAGCCATGGACAGGCTGCCGGGGCTGGAACAGCCGCAGCGGTCGGCAGGACGCCGGCTGGCGGTCGTTGCTGGTGCAGCACTTCACTCACGTGCGGGAGGCGGAGGATCTTCCGCTGCCGGCGGTGTCCGACCTGCATCTCGTGCTCTGCACGAGCGGGGACACGGAGATGCGGGTGCACGCCGGCGGGAAGGCGACCCGGCGGCGTTGGGTGGCCGGCCGCCTGGAACTCATGATCGCCGGCCACTCGACCATGCGCAGCTACCGCGCGACGTCGACGATGCACACCATCCAGGTGCACATTCCGCGGGGAACCGTCGAGCGGACCGCAGCCGAACCGGGCGGCCACGAACCGGACTTCGAAGCACTGTCCGCCGGCCTGGGTGCGGGCGACCCCCTTGTCGAACACGTCGTACGCGCGCTGCCGGCCGTCAAGGCCACGAACGACGTGTGCGCGGAGTCAGCCGTGGCCTTTCTCACGACGCATCTGCTGACTCAAGGCCGAGACCGGCGCATGCCGGGGCCCGAGCGCACCGCCGTCCGCCAGGGCATCGCGGTCATGCGAGAGCGCCTGGCCCATCCGCTCACGCTCGCCGACCTCGCCCCCTCTCCCGGGCAGTCCTTGCGTGATCTGCTCGATGAATCCGGCCCCGGGTTAATGGAGCGAGTGGTCTCGCGGCTTCTTCGGCGTCCCACGGAGTGGGGGCTCGTGGCGGAGGGGATTGGCAGGGGAGCGGCGAGTGGGAGCCGAGTTGAACCGCTTAGGGCGCCACGGCTGGCGCGTCCTGCATTCCATCCCCTTGGCCAACAAAGTGGATATCGATCACTTACTGATCGGGCCTGGTGGGGTGTTCAGCATCAATACGAAGCACCACCACAAGAGGGCCGTATGGGTTGGGGATGACTCCGTGAAAGTCGATCACGGGAAACCGGCGCCCTACGCACGCAAGAGCCGGGCGGAGGCCAAGCGAGTCGTCCCAGTGCTTGAGCGCTATTGCGACTTCCCCGTACCGGTGGAGCCAGTGCTCGTCTTCGTCGGTGTCGCCGAGTTGAAGGTGGTCGCTACGCAGCTCAGTGTCCGGGTCTACCAGGAGCGGCAAGTAGCGGCACTCGCTCCGCTCTCAGGTGTGCTCACGGCCGACCAGGTGGAGCAGGTGTACAGCGTCGCTCGCCATCGGCAGGCTTGGGGCCAGGCCTGAGTTGGTCGCCTCAGCGGAGTGCCGGC
Above is a genomic segment from Streptomyces fodineus containing:
- a CDS encoding PP2C family protein-serine/threonine phosphatase — translated: MGAGHVPVDRLPEQQLGRRLVAIPLALIVVITVVDIHSPPDVHLGPLLVIAPALTASLAGPRLTALVGALAVAAQVLIAVFHGGLTTPNHLSQITALTMLSALVVFVCHVRERRSRELNRARSVAETAQLVLLRPPRRRIGPLRVAWLYLAAEDETRIGGDLFAIARSDRGTRVIIGDVRGKGLAAIGEASMVLGAFREGAHHYDTLPELAAGLEASVCRNLKDVADTEHDPGEHFITALLLDVPDHGTQVDMINCGHPPPLLLHDGQVTVLHARRPVPPLGMCELPAPSHRADPFTFEDGDTLLLYTDGVTEARSPKGAFYPLTERAASAPTSGPEALIRHIHRDLLNHVGHEPGDDAALLAIERYGAHHLHLPHTTARPVDGRRRLDSGSKPVAEGPS
- a CDS encoding DNA methyltransferase, which translates into the protein MPEALHRRRILGSAPPPGIVLDPFDGTGATATAAKALRYADGQTPTWAGKAMDRLPGLEQPQRSAGRRLAVVAGAALHSRAGGGGSSAAGGVRPASRALHERGHGDAGARRREGDPAALGGRPPGTHDRRPLDHAQLPRDVDDAHHPGAHSAGNRRADRSRTGRPRTGLRSTVRRPGCGRPPCRTRRTRAAGRQGHERRVRGVSRGLSHDASADSRPRPAHAGARAHRRPPGHRGHARAPGPSAHARRPRPLSRAVLA
- a CDS encoding nuclease-related domain-containing protein; protein product: MGAELNRLGRHGWRVLHSIPLANKVDIDHLLIGPGGVFSINTKHHHKRAVWVGDDSVKVDHGKPAPYARKSRAEAKRVVPVLERYCDFPVPVEPVLVFVGVAELKVVATQLSVRVYQERQVAALAPLSGVLTADQVEQVYSVARHRQAWGQA